The sequence ggaaGTAGTAACATTATTACTACGGATTTTGCATCGTTTTTGGGTTgccaattgaaataaaaaatttgtcaaGCTGAAGCAGTTGTCGGAAGACGTAACGGTgctgttgaaaatcaaaaaaatggacAGCATCGGCGAGGAGAACGGAAACTCTAGCAATAATATTGATGACGGTCACAATTTATCGGCCACATCAACACAACCACAACACCAAAGTCATAACTCCTCGAATTCAAACGCAGGTAATAGTTTAGCAACGGCACCGCCTACAGCGAGTGTTGGCACTGTGTTAACAACAACAGCGAATGTACAATATCCATTAGCGCCAGTACATAGTATACAAGTAAGAAGATTTCgattatcttaaaaaaaaaaaaaaactcaattgtAACATTTGTTATCCGGCAGCAAATGCATTCTGTCATACACGCAGCCAATCAGTCGTCAGTCATACAAACAGCCGCGACAAATGTGGCGTCCACATGCCAAGGGTCCAAGGGTGTATTATATGTGAATAAAGCACCAGCAAGTACAACGGTTATACATACAACATCAGGCAGTGCTGTGCAAGTAAGTCGCTAAATCAATATGACGTTCGTGGTATGCAAATAACCCAAGCCAAACcaaacatttccttctacttagttctttttatttttattttctaatcaGCAGAGCTTAAAGCGAAATATATATTATACGGGATTGTACCCACTTGCTGtaagaaatgtttaaaaaaaatttcatataaaaaaattttaattaaatgaaagCACATAAATTAGAGGATATAATTAACGAGGTTTTTGTACCATTTTTTAGCCGCTTTTAATAAAAACTGGCAAACCTACGGCTGTCGGAGAAAAACATCCTCTTTCACATAGCCTTGATAAGTTTAGAATGGCGCATCTGAAATGCAAAACACAAATAGacattactaaaaaaaaaaaacttacaaagGACTTCGAGAACGTAGGAAGACAGTCAGAGCCTGGCGATCCTCAAAGCGCATCAGAGAGCTTGTGAACAAATACAAGCGCCTGTTGCCGACAATATGTGGCACATTTTATCGTAATCTGAATCGACTCAAAATTTTGAATCTCATTTTTATGATGAATTTCGTATTtccaacaaaattaaattttgaattacatctgttttcaataaaacgtgCGATTAATGCATTCCATGGTTTACAAAACTAGATGGCGGTCCACaagacgcgcacacaagcatacgCACAGCGCTTCCCAAATTACCATCACTGCTAAAGAGGTGGAAGAAGCCATCAAATATCTGGCTCGTCTTCAAACTGTATCTGTACACTTTCGTCATCCCTGGAAAATGGCGAACGCGGTACCGCTACTAAAGTTTGGGCAACAAGCTGATTTAGGAGACTCATACTGGGACCCAATATCTCTCCCATCGCCAGTAGCCAAAACACTTGAAGCCGTCCTGCTTCCTTATTTCACCGCCGAAAACCTACGGCTTGCCAATCATCTGCATG is a genomic window of Eurosta solidaginis isolate ZX-2024a chromosome 4, ASM4086904v1, whole genome shotgun sequence containing:
- the CrebB gene encoding cyclic AMP response element-binding protein B isoform X3, whose translation is MDSIGEENGNSSNNIDDGHNLSATSTQPQHQSHNSSNSNAGNSLATAPPTASVGTVLTTTANVQYPLAPVHSIQQMHSVIHAANQSSVIQTAATNVASTCQGSKGVLYVNKAPASTTVIHTTSGSAVQLPPNFQCKIKPEPNTQHLDTSEDSLTDDDSPQRRIELTRRPSYHKIFTEISGPDISDNSSIPEDQTRKREIRLQKNREAARECRRKKKEYIKCLENRVAVLENQNKALIEELKSLKELYCQTKIE